One part of the Corynebacterium sp. CNCTC7651 genome encodes these proteins:
- a CDS encoding N-acetylmuramoyl-L-alanine amidase has translation MQQRRRLNPAAPAAKHPLLAAVVAAILTVAVVAAAMVTNGRILQVQNVGPANIEVNIEVYSDTDSFAAGADITVDDAAIRTQGGGEEHVRRVVKEFTRDREFSIVGLTWKGDRDIAAYVRAERPDGSWSEWYAMDPVDPPAGSDTFGTEPIYVEPTRRVQVSTGNVDMLEGGRAISDAPNTALDLNAVFLDGGTGMVTGDINPVADSYTRGMPKVITRAQWGAGASRNPTYTEPVTAATVHHTAGSNNYTEAQAPGIVRGIWHYHAITNNWGDMGYNALVDKYGNIYEGRAGGLDRAVQGAHVGAFNSNTWGVSVLGNYMNQAPSEQAIDALGEIIGWKAAVAGFDPLGYSYHVAEGNFRGSRFSAGQGKLFPNINAHRDFHYNDCPGDVLYARMPDIRRKAAVKYNALRADRAFGTQGWLDQLLNPNRADRNQQTPATQPGQQQPAGQAQTQQPVRTERTVTNSITTPDGTTTTVTKETTQTSPATEGQAATVNTQLFSELSSGDSLAIATVVGTVAGVALVYAFQQGMFDDAIKNVGGTELLAGVTVKDLTPYISPVLKVVDSSSDSDVWMQLEPILGKIAGAMTGPGGTQMAFYANGIGVRDTKGQIFALVGEIANAWLQQGLDAGPLGLPISAQTSVNADQIRMDFEGGAIVFTPSTKTINIITR, from the coding sequence GTGCAACAACGACGACGCCTCAACCCAGCGGCACCGGCCGCCAAGCACCCGCTGCTGGCCGCCGTTGTGGCCGCAATATTGACCGTGGCCGTGGTGGCAGCCGCGATGGTGACCAACGGCCGGATTCTGCAGGTGCAGAACGTCGGCCCCGCGAACATCGAGGTGAACATCGAGGTCTACAGCGACACCGACTCCTTCGCAGCCGGCGCGGACATCACCGTCGATGACGCAGCCATTCGCACCCAGGGCGGCGGCGAAGAGCATGTCCGCCGCGTGGTGAAGGAATTCACGCGGGACCGCGAGTTCTCCATCGTCGGCCTGACCTGGAAGGGCGACCGCGACATCGCCGCGTACGTGCGCGCCGAGCGCCCGGACGGCTCCTGGTCCGAGTGGTACGCGATGGATCCGGTGGACCCGCCGGCCGGCTCCGACACTTTCGGCACCGAGCCGATCTACGTCGAGCCGACCCGCCGCGTGCAGGTTTCCACCGGCAACGTGGACATGCTTGAAGGCGGCCGCGCGATCTCCGACGCACCCAACACCGCCCTGGACCTCAACGCTGTATTCCTGGACGGCGGCACCGGCATGGTCACGGGCGACATCAACCCGGTCGCAGACTCCTACACCCGCGGCATGCCCAAGGTGATCACCCGCGCGCAGTGGGGCGCGGGTGCATCGCGCAACCCGACGTACACCGAGCCGGTGACGGCAGCGACCGTCCACCACACCGCGGGCTCCAACAACTACACCGAGGCGCAGGCCCCGGGCATCGTGCGAGGCATTTGGCACTACCACGCCATCACCAACAACTGGGGCGACATGGGCTACAACGCGCTGGTGGACAAATACGGCAACATCTACGAAGGCCGCGCCGGCGGCCTGGACCGCGCGGTACAGGGCGCCCACGTCGGCGCGTTCAACTCCAACACCTGGGGCGTCTCCGTCCTGGGCAACTACATGAACCAGGCACCGTCAGAACAGGCCATCGACGCACTCGGCGAGATCATCGGTTGGAAGGCCGCCGTCGCCGGCTTCGACCCGCTCGGCTACAGCTACCACGTCGCAGAAGGCAACTTCCGCGGCTCCCGTTTCAGCGCCGGCCAGGGCAAGCTGTTCCCCAACATCAACGCGCACCGGGACTTCCACTACAACGACTGCCCGGGTGATGTGCTCTACGCGCGGATGCCGGACATTCGTCGTAAAGCAGCAGTGAAGTACAACGCCTTGCGCGCGGACCGCGCGTTTGGCACCCAGGGCTGGCTGGACCAGCTGCTGAACCCGAACCGGGCGGATCGGAACCAGCAGACCCCGGCCACGCAGCCTGGGCAGCAGCAGCCGGCCGGGCAGGCGCAGACGCAGCAGCCGGTGCGCACGGAACGCACGGTGACCAACTCCATCACCACCCCGGACGGCACCACCACAACGGTGACCAAGGAGACCACGCAGACCAGCCCGGCAACAGAGGGCCAGGCAGCGACGGTGAACACCCAGCTGTTCTCCGAGCTCTCCAGCGGCGACAGCCTGGCTATCGCCACCGTAGTGGGCACCGTCGCCGGTGTTGCGCTGGTCTACGCCTTCCAGCAGGGCATGTTCGACGACGCGATCAAGAACGTCGGCGGCACCGAGCTCCTCGCCGGCGTGACGGTGAAGGACCTCACCCCGTACATCTCTCCAGTGCTCAAGGTTGTGGATTCCAGCTCTGACTCGGATGTCTGGATGCAGCTGGAGCCCATCCTGGGCAAGATCGCCGGCGCAATGACCGGCCCGGGCGGCACCCAGATGGCGTTCTATGCCAACGGCATCGGCGTGCGCGATACCAAGGGGCAGATTTTCGCCCTCGTCGGCGAGATTGCGAACGCCTGGCTGCAGCAGGGTCTGGACGCCGGCCCGCTGGGCCTGCCGATCTCCGCGCAGACCAGCGTGAACGCGGATCAGATCCGCATGGACTTCGAGGGCGGCGCGATCGTCTTCACCCCATCCACCAAGACGATCAACATCATCACCCGCTAA
- the glpK gene encoding glycerol kinase GlpK: protein MPNSATYIAAIDQGTTSTRVIIADTRGQVVSQAQYEHAQIMPREGWVEHDAMEIWRNTRRAIVEALAKQDIADEDISALGITNQRETAVIWERATGRPIYNAIVWQDTRTNPSAAADGAADQANPAPHADHPADHPADQAKYLRQTGLLHNSYPSGPKWAWILDNVEGARERAERGELLAGTMDTWLMWNLTGGARDTENALHLTDVTNASRTLLMDLTTLEWSDELCEAIRVPRQMLPEIKPSIGTFAQVRSRGPLGGVPITGVLGDQQAALFGQHGLNEHDAKMTYGTGLFMLLNTGTQPRFSEDGMLTTVAYQIEGQPPVYALEGSVAVGGSLIQWLRDQLGMLNSAEETEELAAQVPDSGGVTIVPAFSGLFAPRWRPDARGIICGLTRFVDKRHIARAALEATCLQTYEVVAAMGGAPATLKVDGGMTANSLLMQMQADILGLDVVRPDNVETTVMGAASAAGIGALLIDAPLSLGPTTTFTATMGAPEREKLLARWEDAVARSYNQV, encoded by the coding sequence ATGCCGAACAGCGCCACGTACATCGCCGCGATTGACCAGGGCACGACATCTACCAGGGTGATCATTGCTGACACTCGGGGCCAGGTGGTGTCGCAGGCGCAGTACGAGCACGCCCAGATCATGCCGCGCGAGGGTTGGGTGGAACACGACGCAATGGAGATCTGGCGCAACACGCGCCGCGCGATCGTGGAGGCACTGGCAAAACAGGACATCGCGGACGAGGACATCAGTGCGCTGGGCATCACTAACCAGCGCGAAACCGCGGTGATCTGGGAGCGGGCGACCGGCCGGCCAATCTACAACGCAATCGTGTGGCAGGACACGCGCACCAACCCGAGCGCGGCGGCTGACGGCGCGGCCGACCAGGCCAACCCGGCGCCCCACGCCGACCACCCAGCCGACCACCCAGCCGACCAGGCAAAATACCTTCGCCAAACCGGGTTGCTGCACAACTCTTACCCGTCGGGGCCGAAGTGGGCTTGGATCCTGGACAACGTGGAAGGGGCCCGCGAGCGCGCGGAGCGCGGCGAACTGCTCGCCGGCACGATGGACACGTGGTTGATGTGGAACCTCACGGGCGGCGCACGCGACACCGAAAACGCGCTGCACCTCACCGACGTGACTAACGCCAGTCGCACGCTCCTCATGGACCTCACCACGCTGGAGTGGAGCGACGAGCTCTGCGAGGCGATCAGGGTGCCAAGGCAAATGTTGCCGGAAATTAAACCGTCGATAGGCACTTTTGCCCAGGTGCGCAGCCGCGGCCCGCTGGGAGGGGTGCCCATCACGGGCGTGCTCGGGGATCAGCAGGCGGCGCTGTTCGGGCAGCACGGGCTAAATGAGCACGACGCGAAGATGACGTACGGCACCGGCCTGTTCATGCTGCTGAACACGGGCACACAACCGCGGTTCAGCGAGGACGGCATGCTCACCACCGTCGCGTACCAGATCGAGGGGCAGCCGCCGGTGTACGCGCTGGAGGGTTCGGTGGCGGTCGGCGGTTCGTTGATCCAGTGGCTGCGGGATCAGCTTGGCATGCTCAACTCCGCGGAAGAGACGGAGGAGCTGGCCGCGCAGGTGCCGGATTCCGGCGGCGTAACAATCGTGCCGGCGTTCTCGGGGCTCTTCGCGCCGCGGTGGCGGCCGGATGCGCGGGGGATTATTTGTGGGCTGACTAGGTTCGTGGATAAGCGGCACATTGCCCGCGCGGCGCTGGAGGCGACGTGCCTGCAAACGTATGAGGTGGTTGCGGCGATGGGTGGCGCGCCCGCGACGCTGAAGGTGGACGGCGGGATGACCGCGAACTCCCTGCTTATGCAGATGCAGGCGGACATCCTCGGCCTGGATGTCGTGCGCCCGGACAATGTGGAGACGACGGTGATGGGCGCGGCTTCGGCGGCGGGCATTGGGGCTTTGCTTATCGACGCTCCCTTAAGCCTCGGCCCCACAACCACCTTCACCGCAACGATGGGTGCGCCGGAACGCGAGAAGCTCCTCGCGCGGTGGGAAGATGCCGTCGCGAGGAGCTACAACCAGGTGTAA
- a CDS encoding Cof-type HAD-IIB family hydrolase — translation MGAPKLIISDIDGTFLNSQGRVSPRLRDVVARAVRRGVHFGLATGRPHRWLMPVLDQLPFAPVCVCANGAVVYDPASDTVLRAFELSTEAMRGVVDAVEEAFAGIPHGYGVERVGSSALDPEEECFLITREYNPDAWDARFGVVSVEELIAVPAAKLLVRCMEMTSAEMFELVAPVINPDDAHVTYSMDEGLLEFSCPGVNKATGVSVLAAQYGVDPSDVVAFGDMPNDLEMLAWSGMGVAMANAAPLVQDAADYVTVTNDEDGVAAVLEHWF, via the coding sequence ATGGGCGCTCCCAAGCTGATCATCAGCGACATTGACGGCACGTTCCTGAATTCGCAGGGGCGTGTGAGCCCGCGCCTGCGTGACGTGGTGGCGCGTGCGGTGCGTCGCGGCGTGCACTTTGGGCTGGCCACCGGTCGCCCGCACCGCTGGCTGATGCCGGTGCTGGATCAGCTGCCGTTCGCGCCGGTGTGCGTGTGCGCGAACGGGGCGGTGGTGTATGACCCGGCGTCCGACACCGTGCTTCGAGCTTTTGAACTGTCGACGGAAGCGATGCGCGGTGTGGTCGATGCCGTCGAGGAGGCGTTTGCCGGGATTCCGCACGGTTACGGTGTGGAGCGTGTGGGTTCCAGCGCGCTTGACCCGGAGGAGGAGTGCTTCCTGATCACCCGCGAATACAACCCGGACGCGTGGGACGCTCGTTTCGGTGTGGTGAGCGTGGAGGAGCTGATCGCCGTGCCGGCCGCGAAACTGCTGGTGCGGTGCATGGAGATGACGTCCGCGGAGATGTTTGAGCTGGTCGCGCCGGTGATTAACCCTGACGATGCCCACGTGACCTACTCCATGGATGAGGGCCTGCTTGAGTTTTCCTGCCCGGGTGTGAACAAGGCGACCGGCGTGTCCGTGCTGGCAGCGCAGTACGGCGTGGACCCTTCCGACGTGGTGGCGTTCGGCGACATGCCCAACGACCTTGAGATGCTCGCCTGGTCTGGCATGGGCGTGGCCATGGCGAACGCCGCGCCGTTAGTGCAGGATGCGGCCGATTACGTCACGGTGACCAACGACGAAGACGGCGTCGCCGCAGTGCTCGAGCACTGGTTTTAG
- a CDS encoding 1-acyl-sn-glycerol-3-phosphate acyltransferase, which produces MSERAGLGRRRGLQLPASYTSPADHPVESKERFYQGAVGVARRLLGFTRIDVTLHGLEHIPQRGGALLAGNHTGYYDFVLMGAGPHIHGNRLVRFMAKQSVFGIPVLGGIMQKMGHVPVDRARGAGAIDAAVAELRRGRLVGIFPEATISRSFELAKFKTGAARIAHAAGVPLIPCVMIWGSQRIWTKDLPKQLRGVPVIVRYGEPVALTGDAEADTERLKAAMQLLLDESRNLVGIEGGEAWMPASLGGTAPSIEEAEEIYAREREARAAKKAAKAEKRAGNKRRKSKGGS; this is translated from the coding sequence GTGAGTGAACGCGCCGGGCTAGGGCGGCGGCGCGGGCTGCAGCTCCCCGCCTCCTACACCTCGCCGGCTGATCACCCGGTGGAATCCAAGGAGCGCTTCTACCAGGGCGCCGTGGGCGTTGCGCGGCGTCTGCTGGGCTTCACGCGTATCGACGTCACTTTGCACGGCCTCGAGCACATCCCCCAACGCGGCGGTGCATTGCTGGCTGGCAACCACACCGGGTACTACGACTTTGTCCTGATGGGCGCCGGGCCGCACATTCACGGCAACCGGCTGGTGCGTTTCATGGCGAAGCAAAGCGTCTTCGGCATCCCGGTGCTGGGCGGCATCATGCAGAAGATGGGGCACGTGCCGGTGGACCGCGCCCGCGGTGCCGGCGCCATCGACGCAGCTGTGGCTGAGCTGCGGCGCGGCAGGCTGGTGGGCATTTTCCCCGAGGCAACCATCTCGCGCTCCTTTGAGCTGGCGAAGTTCAAGACCGGTGCCGCGCGCATCGCGCACGCGGCCGGCGTGCCGCTGATCCCGTGCGTGATGATCTGGGGATCCCAGCGCATCTGGACCAAGGACCTGCCCAAACAGCTCCGGGGCGTGCCGGTGATTGTGCGCTACGGCGAGCCGGTCGCGCTCACCGGGGATGCGGAAGCGGACACCGAACGCTTGAAGGCTGCGATGCAACTGCTTCTCGACGAATCCCGGAACCTCGTCGGCATCGAAGGCGGGGAGGCGTGGATGCCGGCCTCCCTCGGCGGCACGGCTCCTTCCATCGAGGAAGCTGAAGAGATCTACGCGCGGGAGCGCGAGGCGCGGGCTGCGAAGAAGGCGGCCAAGGCGGAGAAGCGGGCTGGAAATAAACGTCGAAAATCAAAGGGAGGCTCCTGA
- the serS gene encoding serine--tRNA ligase: MIDLKSVRENPDAVRESQVARGEDPQLVDQLLAADEARRAAIQVADELRGEQKAFGKKIGQASPEERPALLEGSNELKARVKAADTQKQAEAEVARLQVAIPNPIVGAPAGGEEDFVVLEHVGEVPEFDFEVKDHLDLGEGLGIIDMARGAKVGGARFYYLVGDGAWMQLGMLMLAAQKAREAGFKVMVPPVLVRPDVMAGTGFLDEHDEEIYYLERDEMYLVGTSEVALAGYHRDEIIDLSDGPLLYAGWSSCFRREAGSYGKDTKGILRVHQFDKLEMFVYCKPEEAEEMHQRLLSLEREMLALVEVPYRIIDVAAGDLGSSAARKFDTEAWVPSQNTYRELTSTSNCTTFQARRLNTRYRDADGKTQTAATLNGTLATTRWLVAILENHQQADGSVVVPEALRPWVGKDVLVP, translated from the coding sequence GTGATCGATCTTAAGAGTGTGCGCGAAAACCCCGATGCCGTCCGCGAGTCCCAGGTGGCCCGCGGCGAGGATCCGCAGCTGGTGGACCAGCTGCTCGCCGCCGATGAGGCGCGGCGCGCAGCCATCCAGGTGGCGGATGAGCTGCGCGGCGAGCAGAAGGCCTTTGGCAAGAAGATCGGCCAGGCCTCCCCGGAGGAGCGCCCCGCGCTGCTCGAGGGATCGAACGAGCTGAAGGCCCGCGTCAAGGCAGCGGACACGCAGAAGCAGGCGGAGGCGGAGGTTGCGCGCCTCCAGGTCGCCATCCCGAACCCGATCGTCGGCGCTCCCGCGGGCGGCGAGGAAGACTTCGTGGTGCTGGAGCACGTGGGCGAGGTCCCGGAGTTCGATTTCGAGGTCAAGGACCACCTTGACCTGGGCGAGGGCCTGGGCATCATCGACATGGCCCGCGGCGCTAAGGTGGGCGGCGCGCGCTTCTACTACCTGGTGGGCGACGGCGCCTGGATGCAGCTGGGCATGCTCATGCTCGCCGCGCAAAAGGCGCGCGAGGCCGGTTTCAAGGTCATGGTCCCGCCGGTGCTGGTGCGCCCGGACGTGATGGCCGGCACCGGCTTCCTGGATGAGCACGACGAGGAGATTTACTACCTCGAGCGCGACGAGATGTACCTGGTAGGCACCTCCGAGGTGGCGCTTGCTGGCTACCACCGCGACGAGATTATTGACCTCTCCGACGGGCCGCTGCTGTATGCGGGGTGGTCGAGCTGCTTCCGTCGTGAAGCGGGCTCCTACGGCAAGGACACGAAGGGCATCCTGCGTGTCCACCAGTTCGACAAACTGGAAATGTTTGTCTACTGCAAGCCGGAGGAAGCAGAGGAGATGCACCAGCGCCTGCTCTCGCTGGAGCGCGAGATGCTGGCCTTGGTGGAGGTGCCGTACCGCATCATCGACGTCGCCGCAGGTGACCTCGGCTCTTCCGCCGCCCGCAAGTTTGACACGGAGGCGTGGGTGCCGTCGCAGAATACCTACCGCGAGCTCACCTCCACCTCCAACTGCACCACGTTCCAGGCCCGCCGACTGAACACCCGCTACCGCGACGCGGACGGCAAGACCCAGACCGCCGCCACCCTGAACGGCACCCTGGCCACCACCCGCTGGCTGGTCGCGATCCTGGAGAACCACCAGCAGGCAGACGGCTCCGTCGTCGTGCCTGAGGCGCTGCGCCCCTGGGTGGGCAAGGACGTGCTGGTGCCGTGA
- a CDS encoding GntR family transcriptional regulator: MITDGPVPKHAQLREILERTIAEELSPGDPLPGERALEEEYGVSRITVRRAIGDLVNAGKLRRVRGKGTFVAPSPVVSRLHLASFSEEMRHQRVEASSRVLLAGIDHAPPEATEFFGTAPDTQHIHLRRLRLGDGEPYAVDDAWYNATLVPTLLDHDVEQSIYTLLEREYGFGITEADQTVSAVTAGAQNAQLLEVAPATPLLHVVRHGRSGALHLEYCSSVYRTDRYTLRTRVVRELEQPGPTG, from the coding sequence ATGATCACCGACGGCCCCGTTCCCAAGCACGCGCAGCTGCGCGAGATCTTGGAGCGGACAATCGCCGAGGAACTCTCGCCCGGCGACCCGCTCCCGGGCGAGCGCGCCTTGGAGGAGGAGTACGGGGTCTCCCGCATCACGGTGCGCCGCGCGATCGGCGACTTGGTCAACGCCGGCAAACTGCGCCGCGTGCGCGGAAAAGGCACCTTTGTCGCCCCGTCGCCGGTGGTCAGCCGCCTGCACTTGGCCAGCTTTTCGGAGGAAATGCGCCACCAGCGGGTGGAAGCATCCTCCCGCGTACTGCTTGCCGGCATTGATCACGCCCCGCCGGAGGCCACGGAGTTCTTCGGCACAGCGCCGGACACGCAGCACATCCACCTCCGCCGCCTACGCTTGGGCGACGGCGAGCCCTACGCGGTGGATGATGCCTGGTACAACGCCACACTGGTCCCTACGCTCCTGGACCACGACGTGGAGCAATCCATCTACACCCTTCTGGAGCGCGAGTACGGGTTCGGTATCACGGAGGCGGACCAGACCGTCTCCGCCGTCACCGCCGGCGCGCAGAATGCCCAGCTGCTGGAGGTCGCGCCCGCTACCCCCCTGCTCCACGTCGTGCGCCACGGCCGCAGCGGCGCCTTGCACCTGGAGTACTGCTCTTCCGTCTACCGCACGGACCGGTACACGCTGCGCACCCGCGTGGTGCGTGAACTGGAGCAACCGGGGCCCACAGGGTGA
- a CDS encoding septum formation family protein, translated as MVSPGRSRTTATRAFLVSALAGAVGIGSYGFVAERTGDAGGVETQAQATTTAAGETGETETSESMAPVTFTSADQGSCLTWEVGPDGSISGFEQADCAGPHRFEVSLREDLGTYPTSEFGPTAPMPSQTRQAQLREELCGAATLRYLDGVYDPTGRYSIAPILPPAAAWEKGDRTMLCGLQETDRSGEPILTTGRVADQDQARVFEPGQCVAVDQTNSLTVVDCADPHQLEITAKVAMGDVFPDHTPAVEEQDGHLGNVCTAAAQDYLGGEENLYRITLQPFWTTQKPEAWDGGSRSVNCALVFSRPEGQFAELTGSAREGREHLLIDGAPPAEKPDRRPLRSDAGAGAPGEATGADAGAGDAVAQ; from the coding sequence ATGGTTTCTCCCGGACGTAGCCGCACCACCGCCACGCGCGCCTTCTTGGTCTCCGCGCTGGCGGGCGCCGTTGGCATCGGATCCTACGGTTTCGTTGCGGAGCGCACCGGGGACGCGGGCGGAGTGGAAACGCAGGCGCAGGCCACCACGACGGCTGCGGGGGAAACGGGTGAAACGGAGACGTCGGAAAGCATGGCCCCCGTGACCTTCACAAGCGCGGACCAGGGCTCCTGCCTGACGTGGGAGGTGGGGCCGGACGGTTCGATCTCCGGTTTTGAGCAGGCGGATTGCGCGGGCCCGCACCGTTTTGAGGTGTCGCTGCGCGAGGACCTGGGCACCTACCCCACCAGCGAGTTCGGCCCCACTGCGCCCATGCCCAGCCAGACGCGCCAGGCGCAGCTGCGCGAGGAGCTGTGCGGCGCCGCGACGCTGCGCTACCTGGACGGGGTGTACGACCCGACGGGGCGCTACTCCATCGCGCCGATCCTGCCGCCTGCTGCCGCGTGGGAGAAGGGCGACCGCACCATGCTCTGCGGCCTGCAGGAGACAGACCGCAGCGGCGAGCCGATCCTGACCACCGGGCGCGTCGCCGACCAAGACCAGGCCCGCGTGTTCGAGCCGGGCCAGTGCGTGGCGGTGGATCAGACGAACTCACTGACCGTGGTGGATTGCGCGGACCCGCACCAGTTGGAGATCACCGCCAAAGTGGCCATGGGGGACGTGTTCCCGGACCACACCCCGGCGGTTGAGGAGCAGGACGGCCACCTGGGCAACGTCTGCACCGCGGCCGCGCAGGACTACCTCGGCGGCGAGGAGAACCTCTACCGCATCACCCTGCAACCTTTCTGGACGACGCAAAAACCCGAGGCGTGGGACGGCGGCTCCCGTTCCGTCAACTGCGCGCTGGTGTTCTCGCGCCCTGAGGGGCAGTTCGCGGAGCTCACCGGCAGCGCACGCGAGGGCAGGGAGCACTTGCTTATCGACGGCGCACCCCCAGCCGAAAAGCCCGACCGCCGGCCGCTTCGCTCCGATGCCGGTGCCGGGGCGCCGGGCGAGGCGACCGGCGCAGATGCGGGTGCTGGTGACGCGGTGGCGCAGTGA
- a CDS encoding metallopeptidase family protein — translation MTPVTHAEFEAMINDALDTIPDEFAHHMTNMVVLARDFNADNPELLGLFEGVPLTEQYSNHSGFLPDAVFIYKNALEAICADEEELRHEVKVTVLHEVGHYFGLEEHELHELGWG, via the coding sequence ATGACACCCGTCACCCACGCCGAGTTCGAGGCCATGATCAACGACGCCCTGGACACCATCCCCGACGAATTTGCCCACCATATGACCAACATGGTGGTGCTGGCGCGGGATTTCAACGCAGACAACCCGGAACTGCTGGGCTTGTTCGAGGGTGTGCCGCTGACGGAGCAGTACTCCAACCACAGCGGGTTCCTCCCCGATGCTGTGTTCATTTACAAAAACGCGCTGGAAGCGATCTGCGCCGACGAGGAGGAGTTACGCCACGAGGTCAAAGTGACCGTGCTGCATGAGGTGGGGCACTACTTTGGCCTTGAGGAGCACGAACTTCACGAGCTCGGCTGGGGCTAG
- a CDS encoding histidine phosphatase family protein yields MLILLRHGQTTSNVDRLLDTQLPGAALTELGQEQARAAGDEIRSRYAVDRVISSEALRARETAALAFGPDTPSDFADIPAVPGLHEVNAGRWEMQNSREAHEGYFSSFRGFYRRDLAAAIEEGESLELFLARYRGAIAPFAQEEGNTVVVSHGGAIRAFAANATTVTPEYAEQSHLANCTYLVIDPVGEFGDWRVVQWADYPLPEG; encoded by the coding sequence ATGCTGATTTTGCTGCGACACGGCCAGACCACCTCCAACGTGGATCGCCTCTTGGACACCCAGCTGCCGGGCGCCGCGCTGACGGAATTGGGGCAGGAGCAAGCCCGCGCTGCCGGCGACGAGATCCGTTCGCGCTACGCCGTTGACCGAGTCATTTCCTCCGAAGCGCTGCGCGCCCGCGAGACCGCCGCCTTGGCGTTCGGGCCGGACACGCCGAGCGACTTCGCGGACATCCCTGCGGTGCCTGGCCTGCACGAGGTCAATGCCGGCCGCTGGGAAATGCAGAATTCCCGCGAGGCGCACGAAGGCTACTTCTCCTCGTTCCGCGGGTTCTACCGCCGCGACCTAGCTGCGGCGATTGAGGAGGGCGAGTCCTTGGAACTCTTCCTCGCCCGCTACCGCGGGGCGATCGCGCCCTTCGCGCAGGAAGAGGGCAACACCGTGGTGGTGTCCCACGGCGGGGCGATCCGCGCGTTCGCCGCTAACGCCACAACGGTCACGCCGGAGTACGCGGAACAGTCCCACCTGGCCAACTGCACGTACCTGGTCATCGACCCGGTTGGCGAGTTCGGCGACTGGCGCGTGGTCCAGTGGGCCGATTACCCGCTGCCGGAGGGCTAG
- the pheA gene encoding prephenate dehydratase, translating to MTRIAYLGPAGTFTEEAARRFDLPEPEYVPADSPAAALAAVRAGEADYAVVAIENSVDGAVTSTSDALVEPGVQIAGETELEIAFAIMTRPGTSLADVHTLATHPVAYQQVKGWVAEHMPGVEFVSASSNAAAARMVAEGQADVAAAPERAADLFGLEVHAHGVADMDTARTRFVLAGPEAQPPARTGRDRTALVFQTPNEPGTLVAILQEFAYRGVDLSRIESRPTRQEPNTYNFFVELVGHVDDAPVAEALRGVYLRASWVRFLGSWPRWTGAAGSGLGTDDAGAGLAHERIAAADAWVRRAREGK from the coding sequence GTGACCCGCATTGCCTACCTTGGCCCAGCCGGCACCTTCACGGAGGAAGCCGCGCGCCGCTTCGACCTGCCCGAGCCGGAGTACGTGCCGGCAGATTCGCCTGCTGCTGCGCTCGCCGCTGTGCGCGCGGGTGAGGCGGACTACGCGGTGGTGGCCATCGAGAATTCTGTGGACGGCGCCGTGACCTCCACCTCGGACGCGTTGGTGGAGCCGGGCGTGCAGATTGCGGGCGAGACTGAGCTGGAGATCGCGTTTGCCATCATGACGCGCCCGGGCACTTCGCTTGCCGACGTTCACACGCTAGCCACCCACCCCGTGGCATACCAGCAGGTCAAAGGCTGGGTGGCAGAACACATGCCGGGCGTGGAGTTCGTCTCCGCGTCCTCGAACGCTGCTGCCGCGCGCATGGTGGCGGAGGGCCAGGCTGACGTGGCCGCCGCGCCCGAGCGGGCGGCGGACTTGTTCGGCCTGGAGGTGCACGCCCACGGCGTGGCGGACATGGATACGGCGCGCACGCGGTTTGTGCTGGCCGGGCCGGAGGCGCAGCCGCCCGCGCGCACGGGGCGCGACCGGACGGCGCTGGTGTTCCAGACACCCAACGAGCCGGGCACGCTGGTGGCCATCCTGCAGGAATTTGCCTATCGGGGTGTAGATCTCTCCCGTATTGAGTCCCGCCCCACGCGCCAAGAGCCGAACACGTACAACTTCTTTGTGGAGCTTGTTGGACATGTGGATGACGCCCCCGTGGCCGAGGCGCTGCGCGGTGTCTACCTGCGGGCGAGCTGGGTGCGCTTCCTCGGGTCCTGGCCGCGGTGGACTGGTGCCGCGGGCTCCGGGTTAGGCACGGATGACGCGGGCGCGGGGTTGGCCCACGAACGCATCGCGGCCGCCGACGCCTGGGTGCGCCGCGCACGGGAAGGGAAGTAG